A region from the Zonotrichia leucophrys gambelii isolate GWCS_2022_RI chromosome 21, RI_Zleu_2.0, whole genome shotgun sequence genome encodes:
- the LOC135456603 gene encoding C-signal-like isoform X2 has protein sequence MELQQLSKQYSNIKLLQLDVVCENSIKKVVKEVEEIVGDKGLNCLINNAGINVLASLEEVTAETMLTIYETNTVAQLMVTKAFLPLLRKAAQLGTGMGCHRAAIINMSSLAASMQLVQANEMFLKVYPYRIAKTALNMITRCLAADLKSDGILCISLHPGWLQTDMGGNMAPMQVQEAIPGILSVLERLGEKENGSFLDWQGETLPW, from the exons ATG gaactgcagcagctcagcaagcAATACAGCAACATCAAGCTCCTGCAACTGG ATGTGGTCTGCGAGAACAGCATCAAGAAAGTGGTGAAGGAAGTGGAAGAAATAGTGGGAGACAAAGGGCTGAACTGCCTGATCAACAACGCCGGCATCAACGTGCTGGCCTCGCTGGAGGAGGTCACGGCAGAGACCATGCTCACCATTTACGAGACCAACACCGTGGCCCAGCTGATGGTCACCAAG GCGTTCCTCCcgctgctgaggaaggcagcacagctgggcaccgGCATGGgctgccacagagctgccatCATCAACATGTCCTCCCTGGCGGCCTCCATGCAGCTCGTCCAGGCCAACGAGATGTTCCTCAAGGTCTATCCCTACAGGATAGCAAAG ACTGCCCTGAACATGATCACCCGGTGCCTCGCTGCAGACCTGAAATCAGACGGAATTCTCTGCATCTCCTTGCACCCAGGCTGGCTTCAGACAGACATGGGTGGGAACATG GCTCCCATGCAGGTGCAGGAGGCCATCCCAGGTATTCTCTCTGTTCTGGAACGTCTcggtgaaaaagaaaatggttcTTTCCTGGACTGGCAAGGGGAAACTCTGCCGTGGTAG
- the AURKAIP1 gene encoding small ribosomal subunit protein mS38 yields the protein MLISRLSSQLLKASRIAGHLLPRSVSSFLCCRSPCARYSTQPQSPSGAQPQQWHTLDPELEEILIPRKLSISPLESWLTVRYSLPRAQQEAGHEPPEPLECPPAAGTGQLEEGEGAQGDRVQCRNVLKIRRRKMNRHKYKKLLKRRKFIRRRVKEGRKRKRQIKFEKDLERIWKKAGLKSAPAGWQTPKIYLRSSKR from the exons atgttaaTATCACGGCTGAGTTCCCAGTTACTGAAGGCTTCGAGAATTGCAG gCCACCTCCTGCCCAGGTCGGTGTCGTCGTTCCTGTGCTGCCGCTCCCCGTGCGCCCGCTACAgcacccagccccagagccccagcggggcccagccccagcagtggcaCACGCTGGACCCCGAGCTGGAGGAGATCCTCATCCCCAGGAAACTCTCCATCAGCCCCTTGGAGAGCTGGCTCACCGTCAGGTActccctccccagggctcagcaagAAGCCGGCCATgagccccccgagcccctgGAGTGtccccctgctgcagggacggggcagctggaggaaggagagggggcTCAGGGTGACAGGGTGCAGTGCAGGAACGTGCTCAAGATCCGCAGGAGGAAGATGAACAGGCACAAGTACAAGAAGCTGCTCAAGAGGAGGAAGTTCATCCGCAGGAGGGTAAAGGAGGGGCGCAAGAGGAAGCGGCAG ATCAAATTTGAGAAAGATTTGGAGCGCATCTGGAAGAAAGCTGGCTTGAAAAGtgctcctgcaggctggcaAACCCCCAAGATCTACCTGAGGAGTTCCAAGcgataa